A region from the Triplophysa rosa linkage group LG4, Trosa_1v2, whole genome shotgun sequence genome encodes:
- the gucy1b1 gene encoding guanylate cyclase soluble subunit beta-1 gives MYGFVNHALELLVLRNYGPDVWEDIKREAQVDVEGQFLVRIIYEDAKTYDLVAAASKVLKIDAGEILQLFGKMFFEFCQESGYDTILRVLGSNVREFLQNLDALHDHLGTIYPGMRAPSFRCTDAEKGNNLILHYYSEREGLQDIVIGIIKTVAQQIHGTEIEMKVIQQKSEECDHIKFLIEEKDSEEEAFYEDLDGFEENGTQETRISPYTFCKAFPFHLMFDKDLMLTQCGNAIFRVLPQLQPGICNLSSVFSLVRPHIDFSFHGILSHINTVFVLRSKEGLLNVETAESEDELTGTEISCLRLKGQMISLPETENILFLCSPSVMNLDDLTRRGLYLSDIPLHDATRDLVLLGEQFREEYKLTQELEILTDRLQHTLRALEDEKKKTDRLLYSVLPPSVANELRHKRPVPAKRYDNVTILFSGIVGFNAFCSKHASAEGAIKIVNLLNDIYTRFDILTVSRKNPYVYKVETVGDKYMTVSGLPEPCTHHAKSICHLALDMMEIAGQVKVDEDPVQITIGIHTGEVVTGVIGQRMPRYCLFGNTVNLTSRTETTGEKGKINVSEYTYRCLLSAENADPQFHLEYRGPITMKGKKEPMKVWFLSRKT, from the exons ATG TACGGATTTGTCAACCACGCACTTGAACTTCTGGTGCTGAGAAATTATGGACCTGATGTATGGGAGGACATTAA GAGAGAAGCTCAAGTTGATGTAGAGGGACAGTTTCTCGTCAGAATTATATATGAAGATGCCAAAACATACGACCTTGTGGCTGCTGCAAGCAAAGTTCTGA AAATAGATGCAGGAGAAATCTTACAACTGTTTGGAAAAATGTTCTTTGAGTTCTGTCAGGAATCAGGCTATGACACCATCCTCAGAGTGTTGGGCTCCAATGTTCGTGAATTTTTACAA AATCTGGATGCATTGCATGACCATCTGGGCACCATCTACCCTGGTATGCGTGCGCCTTCCTTCCGCTGTACGGATGCAGAGAAAGGAAACAACCTTATTTTACACTACTACTCCGAGAGAGAAGGTCTCCAGGACATCGTCATTGGGATCATCAAGACAGTTGCACAGCAGATTCATGGAACCGAGATTGAGATGAAG GTAATTCAGCAGAAGAGTGAAGAGTGCGATCACATTAAGTTCTTGATTGAAGAGAAGGACTCAGAGGAAGAGGCGTTTTATGAAGACCTGGATGGTTTCGAGGAGAACGGAACTCAAGAGACACGAATCAGTCCGTACACCTTCTGCAAGGCTTTCCCATTCCATCTGATGTTTGACAAAGACCTCATGCTCACACAGTGTGGCAATGCCATCTTCAGAGTTCTGCCACAG CTGCAGCCTGGCATCTGTAACCTGTCCTCGGTGTTCTCTCTGGTGCGGCCGCACATAGACTTCAGTTTCCATGGCATCTTGTCTCACATCAACACCGTCTTTGTGTTGCGGAGTAAG GAGGGACTCTTGAACGTAGAGACTGCTGAGAGTGAAGATGAACTCACAGGAACAGAGATCAGCTGTCTCAGACTGAAGGGCCAGATGATTTCACTGCCAGAGACTGAAAACATCCTGTTTCTGTGCTCACCAAG TGTTATGAATCTGGATGACCTGACGAGGAGAGGTCTCTATTTAAGTGACATTCCCCTTCACGATGCCACCCGTGACCTTGTGCTGCTGGGTGAGCAGTTTCGTGAAGAGTACAAGTTGACCCAGGAGCTGGAGATCCTTACTGaccgactgcagcacacgctCCGAGCCCTGGAGGATGAGAAAAAGAAGACAGACAG GTTGCTGTATTCAGTTCTGCCTCCCTCTGTAGCCAATGAGCTGCGGCACAAACGGCCCGTACCGGCTAAGCGATATGACAACGTGACAATTCTTTTTAGCGGCATCGTGGGGTTCAATGCGTTCTGCAGCAAACATGCGTCTGCAGAGGGAGCCATTAAAATTGTCAACCTGCTCAACGATATCTACACCAGATTTGATATTCTCACCGTTTCTCGGAAGAACCCTTATGTCTACAAG GTGGAGACTGTTGGTGATAAGTACATGACAGTGAGTGGTCTCCCAGAGCCCTGCACCCATCATGCGAAATCCATCTGTCACCTGGCGCTGGACATGATGGAGATTGCTGGGCAGGTGAAAGTGGATGAGGACCCAGTGCAG ATCACCATTGGAATCCACACAGGAGAGGTGGTCACAGGGGTTATAGGTCAAAGAATGCCCCGCTACTGCCTGTTTGGAAATACAGTCAACCTGACAAGTCGTACAGAGACCACAGGAGAGAAAGGAAAGATAAATGTGTCTGAGTACACATACAG
- the gucy1a1 gene encoding guanylate cyclase soluble subunit alpha-1 isoform X1 → MFCAKLKDLKIAGECPFSMVVGNEEPADFKESNAVNVLPVSRAVQGNIANILPRRNTSRSKVNLHSLGESIRKLVCPEFEKLRNAMVRVMKEQSDVTCPIACTTAIAQTMEKSEQLSDVMRNHSLKTGIHMDALRISLGMEVFRDCYEEDGHILRVVGGALHDFLNSFNVLLKQSTPPTPEVQRYIHQASILCLDKDPGLLTVYYFNPLPTTELFFPGIIQAAARFLYCTRVEVRMDIGGKDSGALQANHQPHLVYSVVVRDGRSLTPSPMRTHSSGDIPLSLLYSTFPFHILFDQEMCLMQIGDGLRRRLGRCREGQRRSAFNEHFTIVSPEIRASFQDILTMLNTQFVLRVKQPGTSSADSLGKHMDLKGQMIFMSEMSALLFLGSPCVDKLEELTGRGLYLSDIPIHNALRDVVLVGEQTKAQDGLKKRLGKAKAALEQAHQALEEEKRRTVELLFTIFPGNVAQRLWQGLPVQAKKFDHVTVLFSDIVGFTAICSRCTPMQVVNMLSELYTRFDHHCGELDVYKVETIGDAYCVAGGLHKESPTHAVQIAHMALKMMELSDEVMTPMGEVIKMRIGIHSGSVLAGVVGVKMPRYCLFGNNVTLANKFESCSLPRQINVSPTTYRLLKDCPEFTLIPRTREDLPPNFPVNIPGVCYFLQACDQRKCPAFRCYVEEAQPSG, encoded by the exons TTTCCATGGTCGTGGGAAATGAGGAACCCGCCGACTTTAAAGAAAGCAATGCAGTGAATGTTTTGCCAGTATCCAGAGCGGTGCAGGGCAATATTGCAAACATTCTACCCAGACGCAATACAAGCCGGAGCAAAGTTAATCTGCATTCACTGGGCGAGAGCATCCGAAAACTGGTGTGTCCGGAG TTCGAGAAATTACGAAATGCAATGGTCAGAGTCATGAAAGAGCAGTCAGACGTGACATG CCCTATAGCATGCACTACTGCTATAGCTCAGACAATGGAGAAATCTGAACAATTATCAGATGTCATGAGGAACCATTCCCTTAAAACAG GTATCCACATGGACGCTCTCAGGATTTCTCTAGGCATGGAGGTATTTCGGGACTGTTATGAAGAGGATGGTCATATTCTGAGAGTAGTGGGGGGAGCGCTCCATGATTTTCTCAACAGCTTTAATGTTCTCTTAAAGCAAAGCACACCGCCCACTCCTGAGGTACAGCGCTACATCCACCAAGCCTCCATCCTCTGTCTGGACAAAGATCCAGGACTCCTGACTGTTTATTACTTCAATCCCCTCCCCACCACTGAGCTCTTCTTCCCGGGTATTATCCAGGCGGCAGCGCGTTTTCTCTACTGCACTCGGGTGGAGGTCAGAATGGATATTGGGGGTAAAGACAGTGGTGCTCTACAGGCCAATCATCAGCCTCATCTGGTGTACTCTGTGGTGGTCAGAGATGGCAGGAGCCTCACGCCAAGCCCAATGAGGACACATTCGTCTGGAGACATCCCCCTGTCGCTGCTCTACTCCACGTTTCCCTTCCACATACTTTTTGATCAGGAAATGTGCCTGATGCAGATTGGAGATGGGTTGAGGAGGAGGCTGGGGCGTTGCAGAGAAGGTCAGAGGAGATCTGCCTTCAACGAGCACTTTACCATTGTTTCACCTGAGATACGTGCCAGCTTCCAGGATATTTTGACCATGCTTAACACACAGTTTGTGCTGCGGGTGAAACAACCTGGAACGAGCTCTGCAGACAGTCTCGGAAAG CATATGGACCTGAAGGGACAGATGATCTTCATGTCAGAGATGAGTGCACTCCTCTTCCTCGGCTCTCCGTGTGTTGATAAGCTAGAAGAGTTGACAGGCCGAGGCCTCTACCTCTCTGACATTCCCATCCACAATGCACTAAGAGACGTTGTTCTGGTCGGGGAGCAGACCAAGGCCCAGGACGGTTTGAAAAAGCGGCTGGGCAAAGCCAAAGCCGCCCTGGAACAGGCACATCAGGCACTGGAAGAAGAAAAGAGACGGACGGTAGAGCTGCTCTTCACAATATTTCCAGGGAACGTCGCTCAGCGTCTCTGGCAGGGGCTTCCTGTGCAGGCGAAGAAGTTTGATCACGTTACGGTGCTGTTTTCAGATATTGTGGGCTTCACTGCGATCTGCTCACGATGCACGCCCATGCAGGTGGTGAATATGCTTAGTGAGCTGTACACTAGATTTGACCACCACTGCGGAGAATTGGATGTGTATAAG GTGGAAACCATCGGCGATGCGTACTGTGTAGCTGGAGGGTTACACAAAGAGAGTCCGACCCACGCTGTCCAGATCGCTCACATGGCTCTAAAGATGATGGAACTGTCTGATGAGGTCATGACTCCCATGGGGGAGGTCATCAAG atgCGTATCGGAATCCACTCGGGCTCGGTCCTGGCTGGTGTGGTTGGTGTTAAAATGCCCCGCTACTGCCTTTTTGGCAACAACGTTACTTTAGCCAATAAGTTTGAGTCTTGTAGCCTGCCCAGACAGATAAATGTCAGTCCCACCACATACAG ATTGTTAAAGGATTGTCCAGAGTTCACCCTTATTCCCCGGACGAGAGAGGATCTTCCACCCAACTTTCCCGTCAACATCCCTGGTGTTTGTTACTTCCTCCAGGCCTGTGATCAAAGGAAATGTCCTGCTTTCAGATGCTATGTAGAGGAAGCTCAACCCAGTGGATGA
- the gucy1a1 gene encoding guanylate cyclase soluble subunit alpha-1 isoform X2: protein MFCAKLKDLKIAGECPFSMVVGNEEPADFKESNAVNVLPVSRAVQGNIANILPRRNTSRSKVNLHSLGESIRKLVCPEFEKLRNAMVRVMKEQSDVTCPIACTTAIAQTMEKSEQLSDVMRNHSLKTGIHMDALRISLGMEVFRDCYEEDGHILRVVGGALHDFLNSFNVLLKQSTPPTPEAAARFLYCTRVEVRMDIGGKDSGALQANHQPHLVYSVVVRDGRSLTPSPMRTHSSGDIPLSLLYSTFPFHILFDQEMCLMQIGDGLRRRLGRCREGQRRSAFNEHFTIVSPEIRASFQDILTMLNTQFVLRVKQPGTSSADSLGKHMDLKGQMIFMSEMSALLFLGSPCVDKLEELTGRGLYLSDIPIHNALRDVVLVGEQTKAQDGLKKRLGKAKAALEQAHQALEEEKRRTVELLFTIFPGNVAQRLWQGLPVQAKKFDHVTVLFSDIVGFTAICSRCTPMQVVNMLSELYTRFDHHCGELDVYKVETIGDAYCVAGGLHKESPTHAVQIAHMALKMMELSDEVMTPMGEVIKMRIGIHSGSVLAGVVGVKMPRYCLFGNNVTLANKFESCSLPRQINVSPTTYRLLKDCPEFTLIPRTREDLPPNFPVNIPGVCYFLQACDQRKCPAFRCYVEEAQPSG from the exons TTTCCATGGTCGTGGGAAATGAGGAACCCGCCGACTTTAAAGAAAGCAATGCAGTGAATGTTTTGCCAGTATCCAGAGCGGTGCAGGGCAATATTGCAAACATTCTACCCAGACGCAATACAAGCCGGAGCAAAGTTAATCTGCATTCACTGGGCGAGAGCATCCGAAAACTGGTGTGTCCGGAG TTCGAGAAATTACGAAATGCAATGGTCAGAGTCATGAAAGAGCAGTCAGACGTGACATG CCCTATAGCATGCACTACTGCTATAGCTCAGACAATGGAGAAATCTGAACAATTATCAGATGTCATGAGGAACCATTCCCTTAAAACAG GTATCCACATGGACGCTCTCAGGATTTCTCTAGGCATGGAGGTATTTCGGGACTGTTATGAAGAGGATGGTCATATTCTGAGAGTAGTGGGGGGAGCGCTCCATGATTTTCTCAACAGCTTTAATGTTCTCTTAAAGCAAAGCACACCGCCCACTCCTGAG GCGGCAGCGCGTTTTCTCTACTGCACTCGGGTGGAGGTCAGAATGGATATTGGGGGTAAAGACAGTGGTGCTCTACAGGCCAATCATCAGCCTCATCTGGTGTACTCTGTGGTGGTCAGAGATGGCAGGAGCCTCACGCCAAGCCCAATGAGGACACATTCGTCTGGAGACATCCCCCTGTCGCTGCTCTACTCCACGTTTCCCTTCCACATACTTTTTGATCAGGAAATGTGCCTGATGCAGATTGGAGATGGGTTGAGGAGGAGGCTGGGGCGTTGCAGAGAAGGTCAGAGGAGATCTGCCTTCAACGAGCACTTTACCATTGTTTCACCTGAGATACGTGCCAGCTTCCAGGATATTTTGACCATGCTTAACACACAGTTTGTGCTGCGGGTGAAACAACCTGGAACGAGCTCTGCAGACAGTCTCGGAAAG CATATGGACCTGAAGGGACAGATGATCTTCATGTCAGAGATGAGTGCACTCCTCTTCCTCGGCTCTCCGTGTGTTGATAAGCTAGAAGAGTTGACAGGCCGAGGCCTCTACCTCTCTGACATTCCCATCCACAATGCACTAAGAGACGTTGTTCTGGTCGGGGAGCAGACCAAGGCCCAGGACGGTTTGAAAAAGCGGCTGGGCAAAGCCAAAGCCGCCCTGGAACAGGCACATCAGGCACTGGAAGAAGAAAAGAGACGGACGGTAGAGCTGCTCTTCACAATATTTCCAGGGAACGTCGCTCAGCGTCTCTGGCAGGGGCTTCCTGTGCAGGCGAAGAAGTTTGATCACGTTACGGTGCTGTTTTCAGATATTGTGGGCTTCACTGCGATCTGCTCACGATGCACGCCCATGCAGGTGGTGAATATGCTTAGTGAGCTGTACACTAGATTTGACCACCACTGCGGAGAATTGGATGTGTATAAG GTGGAAACCATCGGCGATGCGTACTGTGTAGCTGGAGGGTTACACAAAGAGAGTCCGACCCACGCTGTCCAGATCGCTCACATGGCTCTAAAGATGATGGAACTGTCTGATGAGGTCATGACTCCCATGGGGGAGGTCATCAAG atgCGTATCGGAATCCACTCGGGCTCGGTCCTGGCTGGTGTGGTTGGTGTTAAAATGCCCCGCTACTGCCTTTTTGGCAACAACGTTACTTTAGCCAATAAGTTTGAGTCTTGTAGCCTGCCCAGACAGATAAATGTCAGTCCCACCACATACAG ATTGTTAAAGGATTGTCCAGAGTTCACCCTTATTCCCCGGACGAGAGAGGATCTTCCACCCAACTTTCCCGTCAACATCCCTGGTGTTTGTTACTTCCTCCAGGCCTGTGATCAAAGGAAATGTCCTGCTTTCAGATGCTATGTAGAGGAAGCTCAACCCAGTGGATGA